Proteins encoded within one genomic window of Ranitomeya variabilis isolate aRanVar5 chromosome 4, aRanVar5.hap1, whole genome shotgun sequence:
- the LOC143768531 gene encoding uncharacterized protein LOC143768531, whose product MEARMMDTRVKVVMEVMVKAQTVMEDMIVVQQVMEDTMEVQKITEVMVMAQKVMEDMMMAQKVTEDMMVPQKVKEDIMMDQKSMQVMMMAQKVMEAMVMAQKLMEVMVMAQKLMEAMVMAHRLMEAMVMAHRLMEAMVMAHNLMEAMVMGHKLMEAMVMAPKVMEVKIMIQRVMEVMIVAQRLMEANKVMTMANEIFKTTIQMHQSS is encoded by the coding sequence ATGGAGGCCAGGATGATGGACACAAGAGTCAAAGTAGTCATGGAGGTCATGGTAAAGGCTCAGACAGTCATGGAGGACATGATAGTGGTTCAGCAAGTCATGGAGGACACGATGGAAGTTCAAAAAATCACGGAGGTCATGGTGATGGCTCAAAAAGTCATGGAGGACATGATGATGGCTCAAAAGGTCACGGAGGACATGATGGTGCCTCAAAAAGTCAAGGAGGACATCATGATGGATCAAAAATCCATGCAAGTCATGATGATGGCTCAAAAGGTCATGGAGGCCATGGTGATGGCTCAAAAACTCATGGAGGTTATGGTGATGGCTCAAAAGCTCATGGAGGCCATGGTGATGGCTCACAGGCTCATGGAGGCCATGGTGATGGCTCACAGGCTCATGGAGGCCATGGTGATGGCTCACAATCTCATGGAGGCCATGGTGATGGGTCACAAGCTCATGGAGGCCATGGTGATGGCTCCAAAGGTCATGGAGGTCAAGATAATGATTCAAAGGGTCATGGAGGTCATGATAGTGGCTCAAAGGCTCATGGAGGCCAACAAGGTCATGACCATGGCAAATGAAATATTTAAAACAACAATCCAAATGCATCAAAGCAGTTGA